One window from the genome of Anguilla rostrata isolate EN2019 chromosome 5, ASM1855537v3, whole genome shotgun sequence encodes:
- the LOC135255272 gene encoding cytoskeleton-associated protein 5-like isoform X3, with protein sequence MADDSEWMKLPIDQKCEHKVWKARLNGYEEAVKLFQSIEDEKSPEWSKYLGQIKKFVTDSNAVAQLKGLEAALAYIENAHVASKTTGEVVSGVVSKVFNQPKPRAKELGTEICLMYIEIEKVEIVQEELIKGLDNKNPKIVVACVETMRKALSEFGSKIVSLKPIVKLLPKLFESREKAVRDEAKLLAVEIYKWIRDALRPPLQHINSVQLKELEEEWVKLPATAPRQSRFLRSQQHLKAKFEQQQAAGGDEVDGDDDEEASPQVDPYELLEAVEILSKVPKDFYEKIEAKKWQERKEALEAIEVLTKNPKLENGDYGDLVRALKKVVGKDANVMLVTLAAKCVAGLAAGLRKKFGTYSGLVVPTILEKFKEKKAQVVQALQEAIDAVFLTTTLQNLSEDILAVMDNKNPSIKQQASLFLARSFRHCTPSTLPKSVLKPFCAAFLKQVNDSAPEVRDAAFEALGTAMKVVGEKAVSPYLTDLDKLKLDKIKECADKVELASGRAGRAGGRTVKKEKPPRAQPVEEAQAKPSGPPRKVPASKSAGPPKKGKSAAAAAGIKVKKAPEIMETELSLEVCEERSALVLPATCMQLLDSPNWKERLASMEEFQRAVEQMDKNDMPCQALVRMLAKKPGWKETNFQVMQMKLHIVGLIAQKGSFSKTSAFVVLDGLVDKVGDVKCGAKAKEALTAIGEACSLPWTAEQVVSLAFSQKNPKNQAEALNWLANAMKEFGFSGINVKGFINNVKTALGATNPAVRTAAIALLGVMYLYMGAPLRMFFEDEKPALLSQIDAEFEKMQGQSPPTSFRGSTRKGIEIEDEDGDELEEEEGGASDIMDLLPRADISDKITSELVSKIEDKNWKIRKEGLDEVAALISEARFIQPNVGELPNTLKARLTDSNKILVQQTLSILQQMATAMGPALKQHVKNLGFPIMTVLGDSKSTVRAAAMATLNAWEEQTGMKEWLDGEDLSEELRRENPFLKQEILGWLAEKLPTLCTASPDLMFLVPYLYTCLEDRNGDVRKKAQDALPTFMMHLGYEKMVKATGKLKPASKDQVVGMLEKARAIMPAKPAAPPAKAGPSKSTTSMSAGRAANGAGKTQCEDSGAFETKPETKKVKPGAAKGKGGIGKKTPVKMTAKEEEDKCGPIFILVPNAKEQRMKEEKALKILKWNFMTPRDEYVEQLKAQISTCLAKWLQDELFHFDFQHHVKAIGVMIERMEDEMEATISCLDLILKWFTLRFFDTNTSILMKALEYLKLLFSMLSRENYHLSEYEATSFVPYLILKVGESKDVVRKDVRSILTMLCNLYPASKVFTFLMEGTKSKNSKQRSECLEELGCLIESYGMNVCQPTPAKSLKEIAVHIGDRDTSVRNAALNTVVTVYNVCGDQVFKLIGNLSEKDMSMLEERIKRSAKKSPAAPVKQVEEKPQRAQPGNHNASQTRRAPQEEVPNKLKIMYRTYRIQARAQNARAEQSPPSVPKEFQLDLDMIENDHTRVGELPDLVQHKLDELLEPVTIPEPKIRAVSPHFDDLHNSIASTINFVISQVASGDINTSIQALAQIDEVLRQEDKAEAMSGHIDQFLIATLMQLRLIYNTHMADDRLDKAEIFKLYSCIIGNMLSLFSIEGLAREASMGVLKDLMHGLITLMLDSRVEDIEDGQQLIRSVNLLVVRVLEKSDQTNILSALLVLLQDSLITSAGSQKFSELVMKCLWRMIRFLPETINSINLDRILLDVHNFMKVFPKEKLKQLKSDVPHRTLKTLLHTLCKLRGAKILDHLSMIENRNESELETHLRRVVKHSSDMSIMKSDKGTEKGAMRVDEKISKAKVSDILSEIFKKIGSKENTKEGLTELYEYKQKYSDADIEPFLRNASQFFQSYVERGLRMIESEREGKGRIPPSNTVIPQHGTDITAYVPNPSSTPLSTNGEDIKPAVYYERLKILRQRHGLENSK encoded by the exons ATGGCGGATGACAGTGAATGGATGAAGTTGCCCATTGATCAGAAATGCGAGCACAAG GTGTGGAAGGCCAGATTAAATGGCTATGAAGAGGCAGTGAAGCTTTTCCAGAGTATAGAGGATGAGAAGAGTCCCGAATGGAGCAAATACCTGGGACAGATTAAGAAGTTTGTGACTGACTCTAATGCAGTGGCTCAGCTCAAGGGCCTCGAGGCAGCGCTCGCTTACATTGAAAACGCTCACGTCGCCAGCAA AACAACTGGTGAGGTGGTCTCTGGAGTGGTCAGTAAAGTCTTCAACCAGCCCAAACCTAGGGCCAAAGAACTAGGAACTGAAATATGCCTGATGTACATAGAGATAGAAAAGGTGGAGATAGTCCAAGAAGAACTAATCAAAGGGTTGGATAACAAAAATCCCAAGATTGTAGTGGCATGTGTTGAAACAATGAGGAAAGCTCTAAG TGAATTTGGTTCCAAGATCGTTTCGCTAAAACCAATTGTGAAATTGCTGCCAAAGCTGTTTGAGTCTCGTGAAAAAGCAGTCAGAGACGAGGCTAAATTGCTGGCTGTAGAGATCTATAAGTGGATTCGTGATGCCCTTCGTCCCCCGTTACAGCACATCAATTCCGTGCAG CTGAAAGAACTGGAGGAGGAGTGGGTAAAGCTGCCAGCGACAGCCCCGAGACAGAGTCGGTTTCTGCGCTCACAGCAACACCTGAAAGCCAAATTTGAGCAACAGCAGGCAGCTGGTGGGGATGAGGTGGATG GTGATGACGATGAAGAAGCCTCCCCTCAAGTGGATCCTTATGAGCTCCTAGAGGCTGTAGAGATTCTCTCTAAAGTTCCCAAAGACTTCTATGAGAAAATT gAGGCAAAGAAGTGGCAGGAGAGGAAAGAAGCCTTGGAAGCAATAGAAGTTCTGACGAAAAACCCCAAATTGGAAAATGGTGACTATGGAGACCTGGTCAGGGCACTGAAAAAG GTTGTAGGCAAAGATGCTAATGTCATGCTGGTGACACTCGCAGCAAAATGCGTTGCTGGATTGGCAGCTGGTCTcaggaagaagtttggaacatATTCTGGACTA GTGGTGCCAACAATTTTAGAGAAGTTTAAGGAGAAGAAGGCACAAGTGGTTCAAGCCTTGCAAGAGGCTATTGATGCAGTCTTCCTAACT ACAACTCTTCAGAACCTCAGTGAAGATATTCTGGCTGTGATGGACAACAAGAATCCATCCATCAAGCAGCAAGCCTCATTGTTCCTGGCAAGAAGTTTCCGCCATTGCACTCCTTCCACGTTGCCAAAAAGTGTTCTCAAACCCTTTTGTGCTGCATTCCTCAAG CAAGTGAATGACTCAGCCCCCGAGGTGAGAGATGCTGCATTTGAAGCTCTGGGCACAGCCATGAAGGTGGTGGGGGAGAAAGCCGTCAGTCCTTATTTAACTGATCTGGACAAGCTCAAGCTTGACAAG ATAAAAGAATGTGCTGATAAAGTGGAGCTGGCTAGTGGCAGGgcggggagagcaggagggaggacAGTGAAGAAGGAGAAACCTCCCAGGGCCCAGCCTGTAGAAGAGGCCCAAGCAAAGCCCTCTGGACCTCCCAGGAAGGTTCCTGCTTCTAAG tcTGCTGGCCCTCCAAAGAAAGGAAAATCTgcggcagcagctgcaggcatCAAAGTAAAGAAGGCCCCAGAAATAATGGAGACTGAACTGTCT CTCgaggtgtgtgaggagaggtCTGCCCTTGTGCTTCCTGCCACCTGTATGCAGCTGCTGGACAGCCCTAACTGGAAGGAACGATTGGCCAGCATGGAGGAGTTCCAAAGG GCAGTAGAGCAAATGGATAAAAATGACATGCCATGCCAAGCTCTCGTCAGAATGCTGGCCAAGAAACCTGGCTGGAAAGAGACCAACTTCCAG GTGATGCAGATGAAGCTGCACATTGTGGGACTGATCGCTCAGAAGGGTAGCTTCTCCAAGACGTCAGCGTTTGTGGTGCTGGACGGGCTGGTGGATAAGGTGGGGGATGTGAAGTGTGGGGCGAAGGCGAAAGAGGCCCTGACCGCCATTGGAGAGGCCTGCTCCCTGCCGTGGACCGCAGAACAG GTCGTGTCACTGgctttttctcaaaagaaccCTAAAAACCAAGCTGAGGCATTGAACTGGCTGGCAAATGCCATGAAAGAATTCGGATTTTCAGG AATAAACGTTAAAGGATTCATCAATAATGTAAAGACTGCTTTGGGTGCAACCAACCCT GCTGTGAGGACGGCTGCGATTGCCCTGCTTGGTGTCATGTACCTTTACATGGGAGCTCCTCTGCGCATGTTCTTTGAGGATGAGAAGCCAGCCCTGCTCAGTCAGATAGATGCAGAGTTTGAAAAG ATGCAGGGCCAGTCTCCACCCACCTCCTTCAGAGGCTCCACCAGGAAGGGGATCGAGATTGAAGACGAGGATGGCGATGagctggaagaggaggagggtggagcCAGTGACATCATGGACCTGTTGCCCAGAGCAGACATCAG TGACAAGATTACATCCGAGCTTGTGTCCAAGATTGAGGATAAGAACTGGAAAATCAGAAAGGAAGGGTTGGATGAGGTGGCAGCACTAATATCTGAGGCCAGATTTATTCAGCCGAATGTGGGTGAACTTCCTAATACACTCAAGGCCCGACTAACTGATTCCAACAAGATTCTG GTCCAGCAGACACTGTCTATCCTACAACAAATGGCCACTGCCATGGGCCCTGCCCTGAAGCAGCATGTGAAGAACCTGGGCTTCCCCATCATGACAGTGCTGGGTGATAGTAAG AGCACTGTGCGTGCTGCTGCCATGGCGACACTGAATGCCTGGGAGGAGCAAACAGGCATGAAGGAGTGGTTAGACGGGGAGGACCTCTCTGAAGAGCTCAGGAGGGAGAATCCGTTTCTCAAGCAGGAG ATTCTGGGTTGGCTGGCAGAGAAGCTTCCCACCCTGTGCACTGCATCCCCAGATCTAATGTTCCTCGTGCCCTACTTATACACCTGCCTGGAGGACCGAAACGGGGACGTCCGAAAGAAGGCCCAGGATGCTCTGCCTACATTCATGATGCACCTGGGATATGAGAAGATGGTCAAAGCCACTGGAAAACTTAAG CCTGCTTCCAAGGACCAGGTGGTGGGCATGCTGGAGAAGGCTCGCGCCATCATGCCAGCCAAGCCTGCTGCTCCCCCAGCCAAAGCCGGCCCCTCAAAGTCTACCACCAGCATGTCTGCTGGAAGGGCTGCCAATG GGGCAGGCAAAACCCAGTGTGAAGATTCTGGGGCCTTTGAAACCAAACCAGAAACCAAGAAAGTCAAACCAGGAGCAGCCAAAGGAAAG GGAGGTATTGGAAAGAAGACCCCTGTCAAAATGACTGCcaaggaagaggaagacaagTGTGGCCCCATCTTTATCTTGGTTCCAAATGCAAAAGAGCAGAGGATGAAGGAGGAAAAAGCGCTGAAG atcTTGAAGTGGAACTTCATGACCCCCCGAGATGAGTATGTTGAGCAGCTAAAGGCTCAGATTTCCACTTGTCTGGCTAAGTGGCTTCAGGACGAGCTCTTCCATTTTGACTTCCAGCACCACGTTAAAGCCATTGGGGTCATGATCGAG CGCATGGAGGATGAGATGGAGGCCACCATCAGCTGCTTGGACCTGATCCTGAAGTGGTTCACACTGCGTTTCTTTGACACTAATACCAGCATTCTGATGAAAGCCCTGGAATACCTTAAGCTGCTCTTCTCCATGCTCAGCAGGGAGAACTACCACCTCAGCGAGTACGAGGCCACCTCATTTGTCCCCTACCTCATCCTCAAA GTCGGGGAATCTAAGGATGTTGTTCGCAAGGATGTACGCTCCATTCTCACCATGCTCTGCAATTTGTACCCTGCCAGTAAAGTCTTCACGTTCCTCATGGAGGGGACTAAGTCCAAGAACTCCAAGCAGCGATCGG AATGCTTAGAAGAGTTGGGCTGTTTGATTGAGTCGTATGGGATGAACGTTTGCCAGCCAACGCCAGCCAAGTCCCTCAAAGAGATAGCTGTGCATATTGGTGACCGTGACACCTCAGTGCGGAATGCCGCCCTCAACACTGTGGTTACAGTGTACAATGTCTGTGGGGACCAGGTTTTCAAACTCATTGgcaat CTCTCAGAGAAGGACATGAGCATGCTGGAGGAAAGGATCAAGCGTTCTGCTAAAAAGTCTCCAGCTGCACCCGTGaagcaggtggaggagaagcCCCAAAGAGCACAGCCAGGCAACCACAACGCCAGCCAGACTCGCAGAGCGCCCCAGGAAGAAGTGCCCAATAAGTTGAA AATTATGTATCGCACTTATAGGAT TCAGGCACGGGCCCAGAACGCTCGCGCTGAGCAGTCGCCCCCTTCGGTTCCCAAAGAGTTCCAGCTGGACCTGGACATGATCGAGAATGACCACACCAGGGTCGGCGAGCTGCCCGACCTTGTGCAGCATAAACTGGACGAGCTTCTGGAACCTGTGACCATCCCAGAACCCAA GATCCGTGCTGTCTCTCCCCACTTTGATGACCTGCACAACAGTATTGCCTCCACCATCAACTTTGTTATATCACAGGTGGCAAGTGGGGACATCAATACAAGCATCCAGGCCCTGGCACAG ATCGATGAGGTGCTGAGACAGGAAGACAAAGCAGAGGCAATGTCGGGTCACATCGATCAGTTCCTCATCGCCACCCTCATGCAGCTGCGCCTCATCTACAACACGCACATGGCTGACGACCGATTGGACAAGGCTGAAATCTTCAAGCTCTACAGCTGCATCATCGGCAACATGCTTTCT CTGTTTTCCATCGAGGGTCTGGCGCGGGAGGCCTCCATGGGCGTGCTGAAGGACCTGATGCACGGCCTCATCACTCTCATGCTGGACTCCCGGGTGGAGGACATCGAGGACGGCCAGCAGCTCATCCGCTCCGTCAACCTGCTTGTAGTGCGGGTGCTGGAGAAGTCGGACCAGACCAACATTTTGAG CGCACTGTTGGTACTGCTACAGGACAGCCTTATTACCAGTGCAGGCTCTCAGAAGTTCTCTGAGCTGGTCATGAAG TGTTTGTGGAGGATGATTCGCTTCCTCCCAGAGACCATCAACAGCATCAACCTGGACCGAATCCTGCTGGACGTCCACAACTTCATGAAGGTGTTCCCCAAGGAGAAGCTGAAGCAGTTGAAGAGTGACGTGCCCCACAGGACCCTGAAGACCCTGCTGCACACGCTCTGCAAGCTTCGAGGGGCCAAG ATCCTGGATCACCTGTCCATGATTGAGAACAGGAACGAGTCGGAGCTAGAAACCCACCTAAGGCGTGTCGTGAAGCACTCCAGTGACATGTCCATTATGAAGTCAGACAAAGGCACAGAGAAAGGAGCCATGCGAGTG GATGAAAAAATATCCAAAGCGAAAGTGAGCGACATCTTGTCGGAAATCTTCAAGAAGATCGGCTCAAAGGAAAACACTAAGGAG GGATTAACGGAGCTCTACGAGTACAAGCAGAAGTACTCGGACGCGGACATCGAGCCCTTCCTGAGAAATGCATCCCAGTTTTTCCAGAGTTACGTGGAGCGAGGGCTACGCATGATCGAGTCGGAGCGCGAGGGCAAGGGCAGGATCCCGCCCTCCAACACAG TAATTCCCCAACATGGTACAGACATCACTGCATATGTGCCAAACCCCAGCAGTACGCCACTCAGTACCAATGGGGAGGACATTAAGCCTGCCGTGTACTACGAGAGGTTGAAAATACTGAGGCAACGTCACGGACTGGAAAACTCGAAG tag